The DNA sequence CGCACATTCAACAGTTCACTCTGCACCACGACCCGCTGGCCGGACTGGCCGACGCTCGGCGCGGGGGTTACCGCCGTCGCCGGCGGCTCCACCACCGCATACCCCTCGGGGACCTGCCGGTAGTAGATGCCGTTCAACTCATAGTAGGTGAGCCCACCCACCACGAGGGCGGCAAAACCCAAGGGGAGCGTGGGGACGATCAAACCAAACGGCGGAGCCACCAGAAAGAAGCCATCGCCCCCCCGGCGATAATAGCGGCCCCGGGTGAAATAGAACGAATCCCTGCCGTACCCTATGACCCGGTGCTCCCGGGGCAGTTCGCGAAAACGCGGTCCCGACCAGTATGCGGGTGGAGGCGACCGCCATGCCCACGCATCCCCGAACGTCATAAACGACGTCCCGAGGAGCGCCAGACACGCTGCCAGCGGATACCATCTCCGTTTCTTGAACATTACCATACCCATTACCTCCTGTTTTCA is a window from the Oryzomonas sagensis genome containing:
- a CDS encoding DUF6515 family protein, giving the protein MVMFKKRRWYPLAACLALLGTSFMTFGDAWAWRSPPPAYWSGPRFRELPREHRVIGYGRDSFYFTRGRYYRRGGDGFFLVAPPFGLIVPTLPLGFAALVVGGLTYYELNGIYYRQVPEGYAVVEPPATAVTPAPSVGQSGQRVVVQSELLNVRSGPSLEQDILTEVGRGTVLNVLGKVPDWYYVELTNGERGWVMERFVTPMQPVPQG